Proteins encoded within one genomic window of Plasmodium cynomolgi strain B DNA, chromosome 11, whole genome shotgun sequence:
- a CDS encoding histone H2A (putative), with protein sequence MSAKGKTGRKKAVKGTSNSAKAGLQFPVGRIGRYLKKGKYAKRVGAGAPVYLAAVLEYLCAEILELAGNAARDNKKSRITPRHIQLAVRNDEELNKFLAGVTFASGGVLPNIHNVLLPKKSQLKSGATANQDY encoded by the coding sequence atgtcagcaaaaggaaaaactggtCGCAAAAAGGCTGTTAAGGGAACCTCTAACTCTGCTAAGGCAGGACTTCAATTTCCAGTAGGAAGAATTGGAagatacttaaaaaaaggaaagtatGCCAAGAGAGTAGGAGCTGGAGCACCTGTGTACCTGGCCGCCGTGCTGGAGTACTTGTGTGCAGAAATTTTGGAGTTGGCTGGAAATGCTGCGAGAGACAATAAGAAGTCCCGAATCACCCCAAGACACATACAACTAGCTGTGAGAAATGACGAAGaattgaacaaatttttggcAGGTGTTACTTTTGCATCAGGAGGAGTTTTGCCAAACATCCACAATGTGTTACTACCAAAGAAGTCGCAACTTAAATCAGGGGCCACTGCCAATCAGGACTATTAG